The Mycolicibacterium cosmeticum DNA window TCAGTACGCCATGAACAGGATCATCTCGCGGTCGTACTCACGACCGGGATGCGCCTGCGCGAGGTGCTCCTGAGCCTTCTCCACCAGATCGTCCTCGTCGGCCCCGCTGATCGCTTCGCCGCACGGGCAATTCAGATGCGTCTTCGCCATGTGATCACCATCTCATATCCTGTGACTCAGGCCTTGGCCGCCTTTGCGGGCCAAATGGCTCAGGCCTGCTTCGCAGCCTTCGCGGCAGCCTTCATCTTCTTCTTGTACGCCCGAACCTCCTGCAGCGAACCGGCGTCCACCACATCGGCCACCGACATGTGCGTGCCGGCCTTGCCGTAATCACCCGCCGCGGCCCGCCAGCCCGCCGGCGTCACGCCGTACTGCTTCCCCAGCAGCGCCAGGAAGATCTTGGCCTTCTGCTCGCCGAAACCGGGCAGCCGCTTCAGCCGGCGCAGCACCTCGGCACCGTCGGGATCACCGGCGGTCCACAACGCCGTCACGTCGCCGTCGTAGTCGTCGACGATGGCCTGCGCCAGTGCCTGCACCCGCTTGGACATCGAGCCCGGAAAACGGTGGATCGCCGGGGTTTCCGAGCACAACGCGGTGAACTCATCCGGGTTGTACTCGGCGATCTGGCGGGCGTCGACGCCGCCGATGCGGTCGGCGATCTTCTTCGGCCCCGCGAACGCCGTCTCCATCGGGATCTGCTGGTCGAGCAGCATCCCGACCAGCAGCGCGAACGGGTTGGACTCGAGCAGGGCGTCGGCCTCGGGGTCTTGGACCAGCTGCAGGGTGGGCATCTGGTCAGTTTAAAGCGCGCCGCCGGGCCGGTGGAGTGTGCGAACGTGGACACGACAACCGTGGTCACACCCTTGGGAGACGAGATGAAACGCCTGGTGGCGCCCCTGCTGGCAGCGCTGGCCACCGCCCTCGCGCTGGCCGCACCGGCCGGCGCGATCCCGGACCAGGGCACGCCGGCGTTCGACGACTACATGCAAGGCCTGCAACGCAACGGCTACAACCTGAATC harbors:
- a CDS encoding HhH-GPD-type base excision DNA repair protein, whose amino-acid sequence is MPTLQLVQDPEADALLESNPFALLVGMLLDQQIPMETAFAGPKKIADRIGGVDARQIAEYNPDEFTALCSETPAIHRFPGSMSKRVQALAQAIVDDYDGDVTALWTAGDPDGAEVLRRLKRLPGFGEQKAKIFLALLGKQYGVTPAGWRAAAGDYGKAGTHMSVADVVDAGSLQEVRAYKKKMKAAAKAAKQA
- a CDS encoding DUF1059 domain-containing protein, whose protein sequence is MAKTHLNCPCGEAISGADEDDLVEKAQEHLAQAHPGREYDREMILFMAY